TGACTAGACGATATGCGTGACATCAATTGGAATGGAGCAATAAAGTTACTTCACGCTTTATATATCTAAATGGGACACCCTAATCCTTAAAGCCACGTTTTCTAGTAGTAGCCGAAAATACTAAAAAGGGAAACAAAagcaaaaattaattataattagaGACCCCCACTATTTGAAAAGGTTCTTTCAAAAGAGTACAAGCAACACCAAACCCATTTTTACGTAGAagcaatctctctctctcatcctATAAACACTCGAGAAAAATACTTTCAACAAACCATATTCATGAACAACCAACAACTAAAAAGCTAAAAAATTACCTGAAGAATATCAAAATGTTGACAACATTCAAATCGATAAGAGACCGGACATATTCAGGTGTAGGAGACCTCATCAGGCTCCTCCCGACAGGAACAGTCTTCTTGTTCCAGTTCTTGAACCCTGTCCTAACCAACAATGGACATTGCCTCCTAATCAACAAATACTTAACCGGAGCTCTTATCGTTATCTGCGCCTTCTCTTGCTGCTTCACTTGCTTCACCGATAGTTACCGAACAAGGGACGGCTACGTTCACTATGGAGTCGCCACCATGAAGGGTCTCTGGCCAGATTCATCTTCGAAAGATTTGTCTTCGTATCGGCTTAGAGTTGGAGATTTCGTTCATGCTTTCTTTACTCTTATTGTTTTCAGTGTTATTTCGTTGTTGGATGCTAATACTGTTAACTGTTTCTATCCTGGCTTCGGTTCCACCGGGAAGATTTTTCTAATGGTTTTGCCTCCGGTGATTGGAGTTATCTCCGGCATCATCTTCACCGTGTTCCCTAGTAAACGTCACGGAATTGGGAATCCCTCGGAGAACAACGATGACAAGGCTTCCGAGCTAGAGAAGTGATATGATTTccactattatatatatgcataataaaatgaaatgatCAATATTAAGATTGTGTAAGTTATACATGAATGGTCACtgtaatgttttgtttatttattttcttgtgaTTTGTTATTTATGTTTGTGAGTGCTGAATTATATGTTCatatgtttatttatgtttgtttgtGATCATATGTTCTGTGTTTTCTTAacgatttttttgtttcaattttttgttgATGAAACTCAAAAGTAATAACATATCTTACAGTGTTAATCTTTTTATTCTATTAGTGAACAAGCATCATTTAATTAACAGATGTTTCGGATTTAGAAGACATGCATATGCATGCACACAATTCCAAAACAtccttatattttaaaagaaggCAGTATAGGGAAAAAATTTGTGGTTGATTAGAATATGTCTAAAGGAATGGCAATGGAGTAGAACCACGATAAAGagtgaattttaatattttgaagtttaatatccTTTAAGTCATTcattctaattatttttatctattaatctGTAGTAGATTTATATGAAACATGGATGGTGGATGTCGTGAACTAAAAAGCTAGTCTAAcagattaattaaaaataagacTAGTTTAACAGAACCTTCTAACCGTTTCGTTCTTAGcatcaataattaaataatacgACCGAGAAAACATTGTTTTTTGTGTTCTAGAACAAGCTGATCCTAGTGTTCTTAATGTTTCAAACTGTAACAAGTCACTAAAGCTGGCAGAAAAAATAAACTCCTTCTCTAGTGGGGCAGTAGGGAGCCATTCGTGAATTCAGGTAATCTATATGTCACATGAATTAGGTGCTTCACAAAGTATCCAAAACTCGCAAGTTTATATACTGAGTACAATACACGTATATAAATAAGTGTATTTCAGTAGAATAGTCTATTTAGTTtgcattattttaaataaatttattaaacaaataaatgtatttaagtggtaatattttgtattatttgtcGTTTTCATAGTAAGTAATactttattattgatttttatttcaacttctaaaaaataaaaactaaaaaaaattatgattcaagtttttctaaaaaaactaagattacagaaaaatcaaaaaccaaaaattttaaagaaatattttattaattttttaaacaaagatCAAcagtcaaaaacaaaaatcgcCATTTTTGTTTTTGCGAAGAACTAAAAtctattacaaaattaaaaaccaaaaagtaaaaattaaaaattcaaatccaaaaactaaaatctaaaaatcaaacaatcatcacctgTTCCTTCGAagattacttttttttgtttgataacTCCTTCGAAGAGTACTTCTGATCACCATATACAGTAAAGCCGATTTAGTTATAACCAAGGATCGATCTCGTGGTAGCTTCAAACATTCACCCAAAGTAAAGCGGAAAAGATGCATGGAAATTAGGAAATCTTATGTCTTCATAAAGTTTGGCTAATGAAGTTATAGATAGACACACACCAAGTAAGGAACTCTAGTTTATATGGTAACGTTTTATTCATACTAGAAGATGCCATACACTGTACAGTGGTTAAAAGAACTAAGTAAATGTTTTAAGCACACAATCGTTTTCTTTAGTTATATTCTACAACAAATCTTGACCAACATCACAACAATTTAGAAAAAAGAGAAGCAACACGTCTCATGCAGAGTCAGAACCCTTCTTGGTCTCCTCCTCCTCACCAACTGGAGCGTAACCGATTCCATTCCGTTTACTCGGAAATATAGCGAAGATAGCAGCCGAG
The Brassica napus cultivar Da-Ae chromosome A1, Da-Ae, whole genome shotgun sequence DNA segment above includes these coding regions:
- the LOC106379183 gene encoding protein DMP2-like gives rise to the protein MLTTFKSIRDRTYSGVGDLIRLLPTGTVFLFQFLNPVLTNNGHCLLINKYLTGALIVICAFSCCFTCFTDSYRTRDGYVHYGVATMKGLWPDSSSKDLSSYRLRVGDFVHAFFTLIVFSVISLLDANTVNCFYPGFGSTGKIFLMVLPPVIGVISGIIFTVFPSKRHGIGNPSENNDDKASELEK